In Phreatobacter aquaticus, a single genomic region encodes these proteins:
- the ftsW gene encoding putative lipid II flippase FtsW codes for MISRAERTTFGEWWWTVDRLLLFALFGLMLTGIVLSLAASPAVAHRIGLDTFHFVNRQVLFLIPATIVLLVTSFLPPRWIRRLALVAFIGALVLVVLTLFIGAEVKGARRWLNFAGVGLQPSEFLKPAFVVLSAWLFAESVKRPEMPANLLAMLLLASTVTPLVLQPDVGQTTLITVVWAALFFMAGMRWLWVFGMAGFGAAGLVGAYYTFSHVRRRIDKFLEPGTADTFQVDVAIDAFQQGGWFGKGPGEGTVKRIIPDSHTDFIFAVAAEEFGVILCLVIVSLFAFIVLRSLSHAFRDEDPFCRFAVSGLAMLFGLQSCINLMVNLHLIPPKGMTLPFVSYGGSSLIALAFGMGMLIALTRRRPRAETLAEISHYQSRV; via the coding sequence ATGATCTCGCGTGCCGAGCGCACCACCTTCGGCGAGTGGTGGTGGACCGTCGACCGGCTGCTGCTGTTCGCGCTGTTCGGCCTGATGCTGACCGGCATCGTGCTGTCGCTTGCCGCGTCCCCGGCGGTTGCTCATCGCATCGGGCTCGACACCTTCCACTTCGTCAACCGGCAGGTGCTGTTCCTCATTCCGGCAACGATCGTGCTGCTGGTCACCTCGTTCCTGCCGCCGCGCTGGATCCGGCGCCTGGCGCTGGTCGCCTTCATCGGGGCGCTGGTTCTGGTCGTGCTGACCCTTTTCATCGGCGCCGAGGTGAAGGGCGCCCGCCGCTGGCTGAATTTCGCCGGTGTCGGCCTGCAGCCCTCCGAATTCCTGAAGCCCGCCTTCGTGGTGCTCTCGGCCTGGCTGTTCGCCGAAAGCGTCAAGCGGCCGGAAATGCCGGCAAACCTGCTCGCCATGCTGCTGCTCGCCTCCACCGTCACGCCGCTGGTGCTGCAGCCGGACGTTGGTCAGACGACGCTGATCACGGTGGTCTGGGCGGCCCTGTTCTTCATGGCCGGCATGCGCTGGCTCTGGGTGTTCGGCATGGCCGGCTTCGGCGCGGCCGGGCTGGTTGGCGCCTATTACACCTTCAGCCACGTCCGTCGGCGCATCGACAAGTTCCTCGAGCCCGGCACCGCCGACACGTTCCAGGTCGATGTCGCGATCGACGCCTTCCAGCAGGGCGGCTGGTTCGGCAAGGGCCCGGGCGAGGGTACGGTGAAGCGCATCATCCCGGACAGCCACACCGATTTCATCTTCGCCGTGGCCGCCGAGGAATTCGGCGTGATCCTCTGTCTCGTCATCGTCTCGCTCTTCGCCTTCATCGTGCTGCGCTCGCTCAGCCATGCCTTCAGGGACGAGGACCCGTTCTGCCGCTTCGCCGTCTCAGGGCTCGCCATGCTGTTCGGGCTTCAGTCCTGCATCAACCTGATGGTCAACCTGCACCTCATCCCGCCGAAGGGTATGACGCTGCCCTTCGTGTCCTATGGCGGCTCCTCGCTGATCGCGCTGGCCTTCGGCATGGGCATGCTGATCGCCTTGACACGCAGGCGCCCCAGGGCCGAAACGCTCGCCGAAATCTCGCATTACCAGTCCAGGGTCTGA
- the murG gene encoding undecaprenyldiphospho-muramoylpentapeptide beta-N-acetylglucosaminyltransferase yields the protein MSQPLVMVCAGGTGGHLFPAEALAVALAARGVAVDLVTDERAEKYGRAFPARQIHVVESATLASKNPLAVLKTVATLGRGYLHARRLIRTLRPAAVIGFGGYPTLPPMFAATHLGAPTIIHDQNAVMGRANRQLSAKVKAIATSFPGVLDRDAGLAAKATFTGNPVRPMVIEASAIPYDPPRADGPFRLCVFGGSQGARVMSEVVPAAIEAIDLTLRSRLVIVQQARGEDEALVKAAYARLGVTAEVAPFFVDLPQRLAAAHLVIGRSGASTVAELAVIGRPSILVPLPHALDQDQLMNAATLAAAEAATVVRQSDFTPQWLGQELSKLLADPSPLIAAAAHARAQGHADAADRLAELVLKTAGIAPAGPIS from the coding sequence ATGAGCCAGCCTCTCGTGATGGTCTGCGCCGGCGGCACCGGCGGCCACCTGTTCCCCGCCGAGGCGCTGGCGGTGGCGCTGGCCGCCCGTGGCGTCGCCGTCGATCTCGTCACCGACGAACGCGCCGAGAAATACGGCCGCGCTTTCCCGGCGCGTCAGATCCACGTGGTGGAATCGGCGACGCTCGCCTCGAAGAACCCGCTCGCCGTCCTGAAGACGGTGGCAACCCTTGGCCGCGGCTATCTGCACGCCCGCCGGCTGATCCGCACGTTGCGCCCGGCTGCCGTCATCGGCTTCGGCGGCTATCCGACCCTGCCGCCGATGTTTGCCGCGACCCATCTGGGCGCGCCGACCATCATCCACGACCAGAACGCCGTCATGGGCCGGGCGAACCGCCAGCTCTCTGCCAAGGTGAAGGCGATCGCCACCAGCTTTCCGGGCGTTCTCGACCGAGACGCGGGCCTCGCGGCGAAGGCGACCTTCACCGGCAATCCCGTGCGCCCGATGGTCATCGAGGCGTCCGCGATTCCCTATGACCCGCCACGGGCCGACGGGCCGTTCCGGCTCTGCGTGTTCGGCGGCAGCCAGGGCGCCCGCGTCATGAGCGAGGTTGTCCCTGCGGCGATCGAGGCGATCGATCTGACGCTCAGGTCACGGCTCGTGATCGTCCAGCAGGCGCGCGGCGAGGACGAAGCACTGGTCAAGGCGGCCTATGCCCGGCTCGGCGTCACGGCCGAGGTCGCGCCCTTCTTTGTCGACCTGCCGCAACGGCTCGCTGCCGCCCATCTGGTCATCGGCCGCTCAGGCGCCTCGACCGTGGCTGAGCTCGCCGTCATCGGCCGCCCCTCGATCCTCGTGCCGCTGCCCCATGCACTCGACCAGGACCAGCTGATGAATGCGGCGACCCTCGCCGCAGCCGAAGCGGCGACAGTGGTGCGGCAGAGCGACTTCACACCCCAATGGCTGGGGCAGGAATTGTCGAAGCTCCTGGCCGATCCTTCGCCGTTGATCGCCGCCGCCGCCCATGCCCGTGCCCAGGGCCATGCGGACGCCGCGGACCGTCTCGCCGAACTCGTCCTCAAAACCGCCGGAATTGCACCGGCAGGACCAATCTCATGA
- the ftsL gene encoding cell division protein FtsL, giving the protein MMRFLNTIVVAALIIAAVVVYRIKYEATRHAEDVAKLKLEINREREAIAELKARWARLNSPDRLQTLAERHLSLRPLAIDQLHTLGGLPDKPYVDPDPIGSMLEAMDGNADPTATGSVRSAPMPQRRPQGGR; this is encoded by the coding sequence ATGATGCGCTTCCTCAACACGATCGTGGTGGCGGCCCTGATCATCGCCGCCGTCGTCGTCTACCGCATCAAGTATGAGGCGACGCGCCACGCCGAGGATGTCGCCAAGCTGAAGCTGGAGATCAACCGCGAGCGCGAGGCGATCGCCGAGCTCAAGGCGCGCTGGGCGCGGCTCAACAGCCCGGACCGGCTGCAGACCCTGGCCGAACGCCATCTCAGCCTTCGGCCGCTGGCGATCGACCAATTGCACACGCTCGGCGGTCTCCCCGACAAGCCCTATGTCGACCCGGATCCGATCGGCTCGATGCTGGAGGCGATGGACGGCAATGCCGATCCGACGGCGACCGGCTCGGTTCGTTCCGCCCCGATGCCGCAGCGCCGGCCACAGGGGGGGCGCTGA
- a CDS encoding peptidoglycan D,D-transpeptidase FtsI family protein yields MEPKKPFLMRVRYFMAWLLAGPQSERMKKAKSRIGLAMLSFGGLYLIIAGSMISYALNRDSSQRSAIRSQEAVSSARPDIVDRNGEVLATDVRTVSLFAEPRKLAASFDVDEATELLTAVLPDLDQREVRDRLRSGKGFVWLRREITLEQRGQIHRLGIPGIGFLNEAKRSYPNGPTLSHVLGHVNVDNQGIAGMERYIDGRGLAELHRAGFATSRNQEPVQLSIDLRVQHVLRDELIKAHQRFRAKAASGVIIDVNTGEIVAMASIPDYDPNHPGGSMGDDRINRLTTGVFEMGSVMKALTIAMAVDSGRFNVNSSIDSRFPLVVGRHQVKDFHAQRRVLTLAEVFTYSSNIGTSRMAMTLGGEHQRTFLRRLGQMSRLQTELPESAAPLLPRRWADITIATVSFGHGISVAPLQAVMGTAALMNGGLLIQPTFLRRTPEQVAAASTRVIRPETSNVMRFLMRLNAERGSGRRADVDGYYVGGKTGTAEKVIGGRYAKDRLLNSFMAVFPADQPRYLVLVTLDEPKGIPETHGLATAGFNAAPTAARVITRAAPLLGLQPRFDLPPAAQSIQVGYRGPAAR; encoded by the coding sequence ATGGAACCGAAGAAGCCTTTCCTGATGCGCGTCCGCTATTTCATGGCCTGGCTGCTCGCCGGGCCTCAGTCGGAACGCATGAAGAAGGCCAAGTCGCGCATTGGCCTCGCCATGCTCAGCTTCGGCGGGCTCTATCTGATCATCGCCGGCAGCATGATCTCCTATGCGCTGAACCGGGATTCGTCGCAGCGCTCCGCCATCCGCAGCCAGGAAGCGGTTTCGTCCGCGCGGCCCGATATCGTCGACCGCAACGGCGAGGTGCTGGCAACCGATGTGCGCACCGTGTCGCTGTTCGCCGAGCCCCGCAAGCTTGCCGCGAGCTTCGATGTCGACGAGGCGACCGAACTTCTCACCGCCGTCCTGCCCGATCTCGACCAGCGTGAAGTGCGCGACCGCCTGCGCTCAGGCAAGGGCTTCGTCTGGCTCCGGCGCGAGATCACCCTTGAACAGCGTGGCCAGATCCATCGCCTCGGCATTCCCGGCATCGGCTTCCTCAACGAGGCCAAGCGGTCCTATCCCAATGGCCCGACGCTCTCCCATGTGCTCGGCCATGTGAATGTCGACAATCAGGGCATTGCCGGCATGGAGCGCTATATCGACGGGCGCGGCCTCGCCGAACTGCACCGCGCGGGCTTTGCCACCAGCCGCAACCAGGAGCCGGTGCAGCTCTCGATCGACCTGCGCGTCCAGCACGTCCTGCGCGACGAGCTGATCAAGGCGCATCAGCGCTTCCGGGCCAAGGCAGCGTCCGGGGTGATCATCGACGTCAATACCGGCGAGATCGTCGCCATGGCGTCGATCCCCGATTACGACCCGAACCATCCCGGCGGCTCGATGGGCGACGACCGGATCAACCGCCTGACCACCGGCGTCTTCGAGATGGGCTCGGTGATGAAGGCGCTGACGATCGCCATGGCGGTCGATTCCGGCCGGTTCAATGTCAATTCGAGCATTGATTCCCGCTTTCCGCTCGTCGTCGGCCGCCACCAGGTGAAGGATTTCCATGCCCAGCGCCGGGTGCTGACCCTGGCGGAAGTGTTCACCTATTCCTCCAATATCGGCACGAGCCGCATGGCGATGACGCTGGGCGGCGAGCACCAGCGGACCTTCCTGCGGCGCCTCGGCCAGATGTCGCGCCTGCAGACCGAACTGCCGGAGAGCGCCGCGCCGCTGCTGCCGCGCCGCTGGGCCGACATCACGATCGCGACCGTCTCCTTCGGCCACGGCATCTCAGTCGCTCCGCTCCAGGCGGTGATGGGCACTGCCGCGCTGATGAATGGCGGTCTGCTGATTCAGCCAACCTTCCTGCGCCGGACACCTGAACAGGTGGCCGCGGCCTCCACGCGGGTGATCCGCCCCGAGACTTCGAACGTCATGCGCTTCCTGATGCGGCTCAATGCCGAGCGCGGCTCGGGCCGGCGCGCCGATGTCGATGGCTATTATGTCGGCGGCAAGACCGGCACGGCCGAGAAGGTCATTGGCGGTCGCTATGCCAAGGATCGCCTGCTCAACTCGTTCATGGCGGTCTTCCCGGCCGACCAGCCGCGCTATCTGGTTCTGGTGACGCTCGACGAGCCGAAGGGCATCCCGGAGACCCATGGCCTCGCGACTGCCGGCTTCAACGCGGCGCCGACGGCGGCCCGTGTCATCACCCGCGCAGCGCCGCTGCTCGGCCTGCAGCCCCGCTTCGACCTGCCTCCGGCGGCGCAATCGATCCAGGTCGGCTATCGCGGACCGGCTGCGCGTTGA
- the mraY gene encoding phospho-N-acetylmuramoyl-pentapeptide-transferase — translation MFAFLADYTSLFGPLNIFRYITFRTGGAIVTAMFFVFMFGPGLIELLRLKQGKGQPIRADGPESHFAKRGTPTMGGLMILSGLLVSTLLWANLKSPYVWILLFVTMGFGAIGFYDDYLKVTKQTHAGFSGRARLALEFVIAGLAVTAVIFVTREPLNTSIYFPFVKDLSINIGYLMIVFGAFVIVGSGNAVNLTDGLDGLAIVPVMIAAGTFGIIAYLSGNAFFANYLQITHVPGTGEIVVVIGALIGAGLGFLWFNAPPAHIFMGDTGSLALGGLVGTIAVAVKHELVLLVVGGLFVLEAVSVIVQVASFKLTGKRVFRMAPIHHHFEKKGWSESQVVVRFWIIAFMLALAGLSTLKLR, via the coding sequence ATGTTCGCTTTCCTGGCCGACTACACGAGCCTTTTCGGGCCGCTGAACATCTTCCGCTACATCACGTTCCGCACCGGTGGCGCGATCGTGACGGCCATGTTCTTTGTCTTCATGTTCGGCCCCGGCCTGATCGAGCTCTTGCGACTGAAGCAGGGCAAGGGCCAGCCGATCCGCGCCGACGGGCCGGAGAGCCATTTCGCCAAGCGTGGCACGCCGACCATGGGCGGCCTGATGATCCTGTCCGGTCTTCTGGTCTCGACCCTGCTCTGGGCCAATCTGAAGAGCCCCTATGTCTGGATCCTGCTGTTCGTCACCATGGGCTTCGGCGCCATCGGCTTCTATGACGACTATCTGAAGGTCACCAAGCAGACCCATGCCGGCTTTTCCGGCCGCGCGCGGCTGGCGCTGGAATTCGTGATAGCCGGCCTTGCCGTCACGGCGGTGATCTTCGTCACGCGCGAGCCGTTGAACACCTCGATCTACTTTCCCTTCGTCAAGGACCTGTCGATCAATATCGGCTACCTGATGATCGTCTTCGGGGCCTTCGTCATCGTCGGTTCCGGCAATGCCGTGAACCTTACCGATGGCCTCGATGGCCTCGCCATCGTGCCGGTCATGATCGCCGCCGGCACTTTCGGCATCATCGCCTATCTCTCCGGCAATGCCTTCTTCGCCAATTACCTGCAGATCACCCACGTGCCCGGCACCGGCGAGATCGTGGTGGTGATCGGGGCGTTGATCGGGGCGGGGCTCGGATTCCTTTGGTTCAACGCGCCACCGGCCCACATCTTCATGGGCGATACCGGATCGCTGGCGCTCGGCGGTCTCGTTGGCACCATTGCGGTCGCGGTCAAGCATGAGCTCGTCCTGCTGGTGGTCGGCGGCCTCTTCGTGCTGGAGGCCGTCTCCGTCATCGTCCAGGTCGCCTCGTTCAAGCTCACGGGAAAGCGGGTGTTCCGCATGGCACCGATCCACCACCATTTCGAGAAGAAGGGCTGGTCGGAATCCCAAGTGGTGGTCCGCTTCTGGATCATCGCCTTCATGCTGGCGCTGGCGGGCCTGTCCACGCTGAAGCTGCGCTGA
- a CDS encoding UDP-N-acetylmuramoylalanyl-D-glutamyl-2,6-diaminopimelate--D-alanyl-D-alanine ligase: protein MSPHSTSDNRPLWTAEQLARAMGGKLVGDCQPTIGDISIDSRTLEPGEAYVAIKGHAHDGHAFTASALENGASLAVVSQEWAATAPPGRYLVVADPLKALEKAGHVARARTAAKIIAVTGSVGKTSTKEALAHVLAREGQTHAPQKSFNNHIGVPLTLARMPASSQFGVFEIGMNHAGEIATLTRMVRPDIAVITNVEAVHVENLGSIEAIADAKAEIFLGVEPGGAAILPRDNRFFDRLAASARRAGVEQIVSFGEHEEADVRLVRLSLAAECSTVSAEIFGQPVTYKLGSPGRHLALNSLAVLATTRLAGADLAIAALALSDIRAVAGRGQRLLRQVKSGHFTLLDESYNANPVSMRAALAVLGATKPEANGRRIIILGDMLELGNEGPALHAALAGPVDEAHVDLVFCSGPLMENLWQALPAAKRGAYAATAAELESAIARAVRPGDVVMAKGSRGSRTSVLVETIKARFPAVVIDAEAGVA, encoded by the coding sequence ATGAGCCCGCATTCGACCAGCGACAACCGTCCGCTCTGGACGGCCGAGCAACTCGCGCGCGCCATGGGCGGCAAGCTTGTCGGAGACTGTCAGCCAACGATCGGCGACATTTCGATCGACAGCCGCACACTTGAGCCGGGCGAGGCCTATGTGGCCATCAAGGGCCATGCCCATGACGGCCACGCCTTCACAGCGTCCGCCCTGGAGAATGGCGCCTCGCTTGCCGTCGTGTCGCAGGAATGGGCGGCGACTGCGCCCCCGGGCCGCTATCTGGTGGTCGCCGATCCCTTGAAGGCGCTGGAAAAGGCCGGCCATGTCGCTCGCGCCCGCACCGCGGCCAAGATCATCGCGGTGACCGGATCGGTCGGCAAGACCTCGACCAAGGAGGCACTGGCCCATGTGCTGGCGCGCGAGGGCCAGACTCATGCGCCGCAGAAGAGCTTCAACAACCATATCGGCGTGCCTCTGACACTCGCCCGCATGCCGGCCTCCAGCCAGTTCGGCGTGTTCGAGATCGGCATGAACCATGCGGGCGAAATCGCGACGCTGACCCGCATGGTGAGGCCGGATATCGCGGTCATCACCAATGTCGAGGCGGTGCATGTCGAGAACCTCGGCTCCATCGAGGCGATTGCCGATGCCAAGGCGGAAATCTTCCTGGGCGTGGAGCCCGGTGGCGCCGCCATCCTGCCGCGCGACAACCGCTTCTTCGATCGCCTCGCGGCTTCCGCAAGGCGCGCCGGTGTCGAGCAGATCGTCTCCTTCGGCGAGCACGAGGAGGCTGATGTTCGCCTTGTCCGCCTGTCGCTTGCCGCCGAGTGCTCTACCGTCAGCGCGGAAATCTTCGGTCAGCCGGTCACCTACAAGCTGGGGTCGCCTGGCCGCCATCTCGCGCTGAACTCGCTGGCCGTTCTGGCAACCACCCGGCTTGCCGGCGCCGATCTCGCCATCGCAGCGCTGGCGCTCAGCGATATCAGGGCTGTGGCCGGCCGCGGCCAGCGCCTGCTGCGGCAGGTAAAATCCGGCCATTTCACCCTGCTGGACGAGAGCTACAACGCGAATCCCGTGTCGATGCGAGCCGCCCTGGCCGTCCTCGGCGCCACCAAGCCCGAGGCCAACGGGCGCCGCATCATCATTCTCGGTGACATGCTGGAACTTGGAAACGAGGGCCCGGCACTCCACGCTGCCCTCGCCGGACCGGTCGACGAGGCTCATGTCGATCTGGTGTTTTGCTCGGGACCCTTGATGGAAAATCTCTGGCAGGCCTTGCCAGCGGCCAAGCGGGGGGCCTATGCCGCAACCGCCGCGGAGCTCGAATCCGCGATCGCCCGCGCCGTCCGGCCGGGCGACGTGGTGATGGCCAAGGGCTCGCGCGGCAGCCGTACCTCTGTGCTGGTGGAGACCATCAAGGCGCGGTTCCCGGCCGTTGTCATCGATGCCGAGGCCGGCGTCGCCTGA
- the murD gene encoding UDP-N-acetylmuramoyl-L-alanine--D-glutamate ligase codes for MIAVSTFKGANVAVFGLGGSGLATCAALKAGGARVIAWDDNPASVEKASAAGFETQDLRAIDWSSVAALVLAPGVPLTHPAPHWSVSLARMGKVEVIGDIELFCRERRANAPASPFIAITGTNGKSTTTALIAHVLAKTGHDVQMGGNIGTAILSLEAPGTGRVHVVECSSFQIDLAPSLDASVGILLNVTPDHLDRHGDLAGYAAVKERLVAGVGPGGTALIGVDDNHCQAIADRVERSGKPVVRLSIRNPVADGLSLDGTDIIRTKAGAVTYRFSVAGVGSLRGGHNAQNAMAAFAACEALGIAPDKIVAAMKSFPGLAHRMEQVGRIGHVLFVNDSKATNADSAEKALSSFGNIYWIAGGKQKEGGIEPLRPFFPRIARTYLIGASSDAFAATLGDHPHVMAGTLDKAVAMAAIDAAASGTTDAVVLLSPACASYDQFPNFEIRGKAFRDLVLALPGVKAI; via the coding sequence ATGATCGCCGTCTCCACCTTCAAGGGCGCCAATGTCGCCGTCTTCGGCCTTGGTGGCTCTGGGCTTGCCACCTGCGCTGCCTTGAAGGCGGGCGGCGCGCGCGTCATCGCCTGGGATGACAATCCGGCGTCTGTCGAGAAGGCCAGCGCTGCGGGCTTCGAAACCCAGGACCTGCGTGCCATCGACTGGTCCTCTGTCGCGGCCCTCGTGCTCGCACCGGGCGTGCCGCTGACCCATCCGGCACCGCACTGGTCGGTGAGCCTCGCCCGCATGGGCAAGGTCGAGGTGATCGGCGACATCGAGCTGTTCTGCCGCGAGCGGCGGGCCAATGCGCCAGCCTCGCCCTTCATTGCCATCACCGGCACCAACGGCAAGTCGACGACCACCGCACTGATCGCGCATGTTCTGGCGAAGACCGGCCACGACGTGCAGATGGGCGGCAATATCGGCACCGCCATCCTGTCGCTGGAGGCGCCCGGCACCGGCCGCGTCCATGTCGTCGAGTGCTCCTCGTTCCAGATTGACCTTGCCCCCTCGCTCGATGCGAGCGTCGGCATCCTGCTCAACGTGACGCCTGACCATCTCGATCGCCACGGCGATCTCGCCGGCTATGCCGCGGTGAAGGAGCGTCTGGTTGCCGGCGTCGGTCCGGGCGGCACCGCCCTCATCGGCGTCGATGACAATCATTGCCAGGCGATCGCCGATCGCGTCGAGCGATCGGGCAAGCCGGTCGTGCGCCTGTCGATCCGCAATCCGGTCGCCGATGGCTTGTCGCTGGATGGGACTGACATCATCCGCACCAAGGCTGGCGCCGTGACCTATCGCTTCTCGGTCGCGGGTGTTGGCTCGCTGCGCGGAGGCCACAATGCCCAGAACGCCATGGCGGCCTTTGCCGCCTGCGAGGCGCTGGGCATCGCGCCGGACAAGATCGTCGCGGCCATGAAGAGCTTCCCCGGGCTTGCCCATCGCATGGAGCAGGTGGGCCGCATCGGTCACGTGCTGTTCGTCAATGATTCCAAGGCGACCAACGCCGATTCCGCCGAAAAGGCGTTGTCGTCGTTCGGCAACATCTACTGGATCGCGGGCGGCAAGCAGAAGGAAGGCGGCATCGAGCCGCTGCGGCCGTTCTTTCCGCGGATAGCCAGGACCTATCTTATCGGTGCCTCGTCGGACGCTTTCGCGGCGACGCTTGGCGACCATCCCCATGTCATGGCGGGCACGCTCGACAAGGCTGTCGCCATGGCAGCGATCGATGCAGCAGCAAGCGGCACAACCGATGCCGTGGTCCTGCTCTCGCCGGCCTGCGCCAGCTATGACCAGTTCCCGAATTTCGAGATCCGCGGCAAGGCATTCCGCGATCTCGTCCTGGCGTTGCCGGGTGTGAAGGCGATCTGA
- a CDS encoding UDP-N-acetylmuramoyl-L-alanyl-D-glutamate--2,6-diaminopimelate ligase has product MNLQSLIGEQLAPAIGATGIAGITADSRAVAAGFLFFALKGEKTDGMAYADKAVAAGAAAIVTDKAGAPSSIGGVPVIQVANGRRELALAASRFHARQPGTIAAVTGTSGKTSVAAFLRQIFAAGGFQAASIGTVGVVRPSGKVYGGLTTPDPVTLHQTLDTLAGEGVTHVAFEASSHGLDQHRLDGVRIKAAAFTNLSRDHLDYHHTVEAYRAAKLRLFTDLLPPDGTAVVMNTDEGQPFADAARARGQRLILIGRGDEATQGGISLRSETIDGAGQVVEIEAFGLRTKVRIPLLGQFQVDNALVAAGLAIGCGIAPDVAFAALATLEGAKGRLEFVGEANGAPVVVDYAHKPGALQTVLEAARPFARGRLIVVFGCGGDRDTGKRPLMGRIAVENADRVIVTDDNPRSENPAAIRAAIMAEAPGAIEIADRAEAIRSAVHGLEPGDLLVIAGKGHETGQIVGSVTLPFSDHEVALAAIQELPASSLPKGSAV; this is encoded by the coding sequence ATGAACCTGCAATCCCTCATCGGCGAACAGCTCGCCCCTGCCATCGGCGCGACCGGCATTGCCGGCATCACCGCCGACTCGCGGGCGGTTGCAGCGGGGTTCCTGTTCTTCGCTCTGAAGGGCGAGAAGACCGACGGCATGGCCTATGCCGACAAGGCGGTCGCAGCTGGCGCTGCCGCCATCGTGACCGACAAGGCCGGCGCGCCAAGCTCCATTGGCGGCGTTCCGGTGATCCAGGTCGCCAATGGCCGCCGCGAACTGGCTCTGGCGGCCAGCCGCTTCCACGCGCGCCAGCCGGGCACGATTGCAGCCGTCACCGGCACCTCGGGCAAGACCTCGGTTGCCGCCTTTCTGCGCCAGATTTTTGCGGCCGGTGGGTTCCAGGCGGCTTCCATCGGCACGGTCGGAGTCGTCCGCCCCTCCGGCAAGGTCTATGGCGGGCTGACCACGCCCGATCCGGTGACGCTGCATCAGACGCTCGACACGCTGGCCGGCGAAGGCGTGACCCATGTCGCCTTCGAGGCGTCTTCGCATGGCCTCGACCAGCATCGCCTCGACGGCGTCCGGATCAAGGCCGCGGCCTTCACCAACCTCTCGCGTGACCATCTGGATTATCACCACACGGTGGAAGCCTATCGCGCGGCGAAGCTCCGCCTGTTCACCGACCTCCTGCCGCCGGACGGCACGGCTGTTGTCATGAACACCGACGAAGGCCAGCCCTTCGCCGATGCGGCGCGGGCCCGAGGCCAGAGACTGATCCTCATCGGTCGCGGCGATGAAGCCACGCAGGGCGGCATCTCGCTCCGGTCCGAGACAATCGACGGGGCAGGGCAGGTGGTCGAGATCGAGGCCTTTGGCCTGCGGACGAAGGTGCGCATCCCGCTGCTCGGTCAGTTCCAGGTCGACAACGCTCTGGTCGCGGCAGGACTCGCGATCGGCTGCGGCATTGCGCCGGACGTGGCTTTTGCTGCATTGGCCACGCTTGAGGGCGCCAAGGGACGGCTCGAATTCGTTGGCGAGGCCAATGGCGCGCCCGTCGTGGTGGACTATGCCCACAAGCCCGGCGCGCTTCAGACTGTGCTGGAAGCGGCCCGGCCCTTCGCGAGAGGCAGGCTCATCGTCGTGTTCGGCTGCGGCGGCGACCGCGACACCGGCAAGCGCCCGCTGATGGGGCGCATCGCTGTCGAGAATGCCGACCGTGTCATCGTCACCGACGACAATCCCCGCTCGGAGAACCCGGCCGCCATCCGCGCTGCCATCATGGCGGAAGCGCCCGGCGCCATCGAGATCGCCGACCGTGCGGAGGCGATCCGCAGCGCGGTCCACGGCCTCGAGCCCGGCGACCTGCTCGTCATTGCCGGCAAGGGTCACGAAACCGGCCAGATCGTCGGCTCTGTCACGCTGCCCTTTTCCGACCATGAGGTCGCGCTGGCCGCGATCCAGGAATTGCCGGCATCCAGCCTTCCGAAAGGGTCCGCCGTATGA